GCCTCCTGCCTGTACCCTCTTCCTCATCTGACCCCACCAGGCCACGACCCTGCTCCTTGCCCCACCTCGCCTGGTCTATTTCCTTGGCACGTGTCCCCAAGCCAGTGTCAGGTGAGCGATTGACAGACTGTGGGCTTCCTGAGGGCGCTGCCTCATCCTGGGACATGGGGGTGCTCTGCTATCAGTCTGAGAGCAGCGGGGACGAGGCCTGGCCTTGGGGGACACTCTGCCCTCGGAGGGACACCCATAGGCCTGTGCTCCAGGAAGGAGGCCATGGGTGGTAGAAGGGAGGGGTCCAACCACAGGACTGAGAGGTGACAGGAGAGTGCCCAGGTGTGGGACTGGCAGCCCAGACGTTCCTCGAGTGCACAGGGCAAAGGTGATGGCTTCCAGCTGGGGTGGCCTCAGCCCTTGACCTGCTCTCTTGGAAGAGCATCTGTGCCTGCCCAGCACAAGGGTGTCCACCACCAGACCGAGGACATTCCCACTTGCTGTGTGAGGCCTACAGGGAAGCCACATCAGGACTTAGGCAGCTCCAGATCTCCTGGGGATGGTTCTAGGGGTAAGGGCGGACCTTGTCTATCAGCTCCCCGCTGGGGGACACTCACTCCCAATTCACTCTCATACTCACACCCACTATACTTGAGTCACTGAGCCCCAAGGAACACACAGAGCAAGATGAGGCTCGGCCACCTGGCGGCGCCAGAGCTCCCTGTTCAGCCCAGGTGCTCATTATGGGCTGTGGTGTTGCCATGGTGATGGGATACGCACCACCCAGCATCAGGTCCCGCCAAATGGCTCCAGGGGGCATCCACTCCCTGCACCAACATGGGGCTGGGGATAAATCAGTGGAGGGTCACCTGGCACAGTAGGGTACACTTGTGTGAAGAAAATGGTGGGCAAAGGCCCTGCCCGATGCCATACATCCTCTTTAGAGTGACCCTGCATGTGGGCCAGGCCCTTGTGACAGACAGCGGGATGCAGGGGAGGCACCAGGGGCCATGAGACGGATGGGGCCCCCCAGTCCTGGCTGGTCCAACACACTGCCCAACATCCTGAGAAGGTTCCAGAGGGCACATCTGAGGTGCCCATGATTCCTGGCTCGTTTTCTTTCCAGTCACCAAAACAGATCTTCACTCTGGcccagctgggccctggggagggggcagctgggcTATGGCAAGGCCAAGGCACTGACATGGCAAAGGGTCTGAGCCTAGAGAGCCTTCATGTTCCAATGGTCAGGGCCTTGTCTGCCTGTCCCCTCTTACCCCCTTGGGGTACAGATGTCCACTGGGAGggagggctccatcccaccagcCCCAGCCCTTGCCTTGGGCCCACCACCCAGCAGCTACTGTGAACTACCGAGTCCTGGGACTGGGAGTGAAGCGCACAGGTCTTTACAAAGTGGGCCTCACAGGGCCGTGCCCCTGAGGCAGCTCTGTCCAACTGCAGCCATCAGGACGATGAACCACGTACCCAGTGGGCCCCTACTCATTGCTGGGACCTCTGAGGGAGGCTTGTGGAGGCCGAGACATGGCTGGAAAGATGACCCACTCCAAGGACCCACCACCCACCTGGGCTCTGCATATCTGTCCCAATACTGAGTTGGAGACCCCAAGGGCATCCTCGAATTGTGCCCTGAAACTCACCTGAGACCGTAAGCTGCCTCCcgcaggggcggggcggagagAGGCCAGTGTCTGCAGGGTGACAAGTGCATCCCCGGCACTGGTCAGCGGGAAGGGACCAGAGGAACCTGGAAGGGGTGGGAAGTGTTGGGACAGATGTTCCAGCCCCAGAAGTGACAGAGACTCCTCAGGTGGGATCTACCAGCACCTCAGCCAGGAAGGGGTGGTGGGCACAGCTCCCAGCATCTGGCTCCCCTGGCCCCCTCGCCCCTTCCCCTGCAGCTCAGTGGGCATGGCCATGCATGAAGGACAGTGCCTGGGCTGGGCGGCCTCACTCACCGGAGCTGGGTGTCGATGGGCAGCTAGCCTGGCTCCCCAGGCCCCCGACTGCCATTTTAGTCGTATAAATGGTAGCTTCTTCTTGAAACTTCCCCATGTTCTTTTTATACCGAATTCTTTTGTTGCCAAACCAGTTAGAGACCTGtggacacacagagaaagaagtcACTGGGAAAGCTGACCAGTAATGAGATAATGTGAACAGATGGGCACACTCTCTGAGGTGCCCGTGCTCCCACTGTCCAGGAGGAACATCTCTGAGTGGCAACACGGGGCCCTGGGGCCAGGTGAGAGGCCGGGACTGAGAAGCTGGTGCTGACTGAACCGTGGACCCAGGGCAGTGGCCGCAGCGGGTGGGGGCCACCTCGGAGCCGGCCTGCCCTGTGGCAGAGGAAGGCCTGAGAGCCAGGGACGGGAAGTGGCTGGAAGGACACAGGCGCGTCGGACACGTGGAGAGACGAGCACCCACTCCCTGCAGGGGCAGGAACAGACTGAATTCTGGATTCCTCTTTAGGGAAAGTGAGAGTCAGGGAGACACATATCCCCTGGGACCCACTAACCACATCCCTGGGAATTCGGTCTAAGGAAAAAACACACTGGATCCACAACTTATCAAAGGATGACacggacggacagacagacagggcagtggggaggagtCGAGCGCTGAGCTCAGTGCCTTTTCACTTGCGCCTTGCCCCTGTCCTCAGAGCAGCTGGGGACAGCCGCTGTCACAGCCATCCTACAAGCAGGCAGGCCCGGCGGGTGCAGGAGCTGGTCCAGGGCCAAGCGGGCCGAGCCCAGCGGCCTCCAAACCTGTACCAGGACTGGGCCAGGGCTTCTCCTCCTGGGTCGTTCTCTGCAGCGGGGCTGTCCTGAGCACGGGAGGGCACTGACCAGCATCCTTGGCCTCCATCCAACCCCACCCAAGGATTGTGACAATGGAAACTTCCCCTGGGGGCAGAATCAGTGAGACCCCAGGGCCAGCGCCTTCCACGGAGACATACACAACTAGAAACACTTTAATATCCCACAGTAAGGCCTGGGGCCCTGCCGTGAAATATGTGTGGTTTAACCAACAGTCATAAACAGTTAAGTTACGGTGGCAGGGTTTCGatgaccttttcttttctaaaaatgtattcctTTAATGTCCCCACATTATCTTCTGTGTtaaccatgaaaagaaaaagctctGTGTGTGCTCCTGTCCCTCAAACAGtgtctcttcccttctgcccccGGGTGTGAGGGTGGCCAGAGCAGCACTTGCTTCCCACTTACCTACACGGAATGTGCTGGAACGTCTTTGTGGAACGAAGTATGCAGAGGAATGGTAGCAAGCAGTTTTCCATGTGAATTTAACTGGCAGAGCAAACTTCGTGTGTGGGCgaggcagggaggctggcccTGTCCTGAGCAGATAGGGGTCCCGGTGGCTGGGGAAAGAGCTGGTCCCGGGCCAGGGTCTGCACCCCAACATGGGCACCTCAAGCACGTGTGGGCACAGCACAGGCTCTTGGCTGTCCTCTTGAACAGTGCAGCTGGGAGCCACTGGCCACCCCTACCCTGTCCCTCTGGCCCTGTCGGCCAAGCCAGCTACAGCTGCTGCCCAGGTTCCCCTCAGCACCCCATCTGAGGCTCATCCACGGCCCCTCACCCCCTCCGGCCTCCTCAGCCTGCAGCTGCAGCTGATTCTATCTCGAGAACATCTGCGGCCTCACTTGGGACACTTGCGCTAATGGTGCCCCCCTTACCCTCTCCTCATGAGAACCTCGCGGCTTGCACCTCTGCACCCCAAATTCAGAATCCCCCCTCTGCTGACCGTCCGCCACTTCAGGCCGTCCCGGGTCACGGGGGACCCGCCACAGTGAGGAGCGGCTCCCAGCACAGAATTCCGCTGCTCGGTCAGTCGGAGTCACCGGAAGGTGGCCAGGGCTTTTCAAGCTTTTGTTTCCAACGGACCCTCCCCTTAGACGAAGTCTAGGCCCGAGACCCATCCGCTTTCCGTAGGCGCCGGGCTCTGAAACGAGTCTGGGTGGCCTCCAGACAACTGCACGAGGTGGCCGCTGCGCTTCGCAAGTGCACCTGACCTCAGCTCTGGCCTTGGTGCCGAGGACGCAGAGCAGTTCCCCAGTGAATGCAGTCAGCTGTGTCAGCAAGGTCCTGCTGCCTGTGTAACCCTGTGGGGCTCCTGTGTGCCCTTGTCATGAAGTCGCAGCTAGACTTGGCCCAGGCCAGGGCAGAGGCTTCTGGCTAAAGGCACAGGTTCTGAAGGCAGCCGGGCTGGGCTGGAAAGTCAGGCCACCCAACTGCCTTTCAAAAGCTGGAGGAGGGGCCGCCTCCGAGCGGAAGGTGATGCGCGATGAGCTAGAATTAGTGCCAGTCACCCTGGGGCCACAGGCCCGGGTGCTGCCCTGCGGTGTGGCCTGCCCCGGCCTCACACCGTCAGCTGCCTGTACTCACCATTACCACTGTAAACCTCCTGAGATGTTTCTTGGGCTCTTGTCTCAGCGCCACCTCCCTTGCCCCCAATTCCACCGAGAACACCGGCAGTCCAGACTCCCAGGGTCTCCCAAGGTCGTCCGGGTCCCAGCTCTGATCTGTACCACCACTCCCCATGTGGAGCCAGATGTTGCCAGATGTCCTACAACCCTGGCCACACAGTCTGGAATACCGGAGAAACAATCAAGCACCCGTGCATTCAAACCTCTCCCAGTATAGCTGAACGGGTACTTTGGCACGAGAGCTGGTCTGTCTAAATTAAGTCCTAATTTTGCTCCAAGCTCTTTTTCTTCGCCTCCGCTTACACCCTCACCTCTCTCACGCAACACAGGACATCCCCGCCATACAAGCATGATATTAGACGCTAAGGACTGCAATTCACAGAGGGCCACCCTCTACACTCCACTGGTCTTGTGTCAGGGACCTCACGCGCCACCTGTGTGCTCCACACAGTTGATGAACTTCCCTGGGTGTCCTCCTCACTGGACGTGACCTTCTCCCCCTTCTATGTTCAGGAAGGCATGGCAGGAGAGGACCGTCACCTGGGAGACTGTGATGCCGCCCTTCCTGGCCAGCCCTTCTTTGGCTTCTTCACTGGGATAAGGGTTGttcaaatgggaataaaaatactCATTCAGCACTTCCGTGGCCCGCTTGCTGAAATTCCGCCGCTTACGCCTGCAAAGATGGACAGCCTCAGCCAGTGTGTACACACTGGCCTCTAGTGATGTCCCCTCACGCCCATCTGTGATTTTCTAGCGGTTATAACAGCAGCAGTCAACACTTCTGAATTGCCTCCCAAGAGGCTGTGTGAGGGCTATGCCCACAGCCATGGGTGGAGCCCCTGGACAGGCTCGGAGGCCCCCAGAACTTAAACCCAAGCCAGCAGCCGTTTCTTCTTCTTAAGAGCTGACCCTGGGGTTGCGGGCAGTGCTCAGGGCCTGACCTGGCATCAAGGAACCGTGAACGCAGGGTCATCACGGCCTCGCAGGTGCTCTGCTTCAGCTGCATCTGGATGGCACTGAACTTGCCGTGGATGACACTGACCATGCGCTCGATCTCCTTGGGCGAGACGGGCCTCATCCTGCTCTGCTCCCGGAGAAGGTTGGTGACGTGCGTGGTGAACTCGCGGCAGGCCTAGGGTGGGGACGCACATGCCAGCTTGTGACCACCCAGCGGGCCGGCTCGGGGCTCCACGCGGGACCAGCCACCTGCCACCCCCCGCAGCCTCCGCACAGGCTGGCTACTGAGAAGTGAATGCAAAGGGTTTCCAGCAAAATTGGCCACCTTTGCCGTGAGACCAAGTGCGTGTACTCCCCGGTCTGTGCCACAAAAGAAAGGGGGTTAGTGTTCCACGTTTTGCTCTGACAAATGCGCATTCACATGATAGAAACTCTTCCATGCAGAAAGATCACCTGTTCATATTTCTCTAGCTCAGAGTGGTAAATCTGTCGGATCTGGGACAGCTTGGCCCTGTAGTCAGAGTGTTCAAGGCTATTGTCATTTGAACAGCCACCTGGTGTTGCTGTGTTGGCCGCTGCTACCGGGCCTCCTCTTCCCCGCCTCTCCGGCCTGGATACGCCCTCGGCCAGCAGCATGTTATCCAGCCGCATGAGCTGAGCATTGGGGGGACATTCTTCTTGAATGCCATGGATGCTTAACCCTAGATAAGAAAGATGGGACTAAATCAGCGTCTGCCGTCAGAGCGAAAACAACCACAACAGATTATCAGCACTGGGGTCATATCTGAACACTCCATGTCTGAACACAGAACTCCTGAGGGAAAGGAAGGCTTCCTTTTATCCGGTAACACACACCGAGTCACCCACTTTGATAGTGGCCCAGGTGCCACACAGGAGGGCAGTCCAGGGAGTGCAGACAGGACACAGATCAGTGCAGCCATGTGGGCAGAGCTCAGAGTTCATGGCTGGGTCCACACGAAGGCCTGGACAGGGCAGGTCTGGGGTGGCACATGGCCCTGGAGAAGGCTGAAGCCCTGAACCGTGCCtgcagaagggagaggagggcacATTTCCAGATACTCACGCCAGGACATGGACGATTCATTCACATGGACACAAATGTGAGTGGGAGCCTAGCGTGAGTGCAGGGCTGTGTTGGTGTGCCTGGGACTGTGTTGTTGTGTGTTGGGAGGGGAACTGCTACTATAAAGTCAGAGAGGAAAAGCTTGATCCAGAGGGTACCAGCAAAGATGAATTAATTCACTTAgagaatttttttgagagagagagagcacaagctggggagagagagacaatcttaagcagactccacgctcagggcagtgcccaatgcaggactcgatcccatgaccctgggatcgtgacctgagccgaaatcaagagttgggcgctcaactgactgagccacccgggtgcccctccacTTAGTTTAAGCAGAGAAACAAGACATTTGGCTCTGAAACTTGAAAAAGCTGTTCCAGCTGGGCTGAGAGAGTGGCCTGCTGGAGGGCAGGGCCAGACAGGcaggggaggcagtggggagagcTGTCCCCATCCAGGTGGACACAGAGCAGCCGCAGGGCAGCCAGAGGGAGAGTCCCCAAGATCCCTGACCACTGGATGTGGCTGTGAGAGAAAGAGGCCAGGGCAACTCCCAAATCATGTGGGCAGCACAATAGATGGCACCACATTCTCCCAAGCACAGTATGCAGAGTGGCAGGTGGAAAGCCTGacccagcctgggtccctgatCTAGCCAAGCACAGATGTGAAGTCGCTGCTTATTGGGAGTTGGGATTGAGCTGGCCGGTCTGGGTGGGAGACAGGTATTCATGTGTCATCGGCATGTGGGGTGTTCGTATCCACCTGTGCCTGCACCTGTATTTATGAGAAGTAGGCCACGCCCCCTGAGTGCTGGAAAACGAACATAAGggacaggaaaaggaagagatggaaagaattACCAGGTAGGtcgaggaaaaaagagaagtagtCATGGGGGTGAAATGTGGGCTTAGTCATTAGACCGCTGTTGCTCTCTGCAAAAGCAGCTGTGGGGTATGGCAGGAGAGAACCCAACTAGAAAGCTCCAGGGGACCATGGGAGGCAGGcagtgaagggggggggggagaaggctGCTGCAGGGGCTGTAGATCCAGGCTCAGATCTGAGGAGGGTGGGCTTGCAGGACCTGAGTTGTGTTTGCTTCTTTAGTGACAGCACAAGTGTCCGTGGCTACAGAGAAATAGGTGGGTGATCATTGCGGAGGTCGGTGGGAGGGGTGTCcttgaggggagggaggcagggaatggGGAAGAAAGCGATGATGTCCATCTAGTTCTGactttccagaaaaacaaagtttaaaggGTTTTCttagtggggaggggggtgtgcctaggtggctcatttggttaagggtCCTacttcgtgggtttgaaccccgcgtcaggctctgtgctgacagctcagagcctggagcctgcttcagattctgtgtctccctctctctgcccctccctctctcacactctttctgtctcaaaaataaataaatgttaaaaaaaattaaagtgttttcttGGGAACTGGCTCTTTTAATACTATCAACTACTGACTTAATCCCTCAAATAAGAAAGAAGTCAAGCCCtgtcatatttatt
This DNA window, taken from Panthera tigris isolate Pti1 chromosome A2, P.tigris_Pti1_mat1.1, whole genome shotgun sequence, encodes the following:
- the PBX4 gene encoding pre-B-cell leukemia transcription factor 4 isoform X3: MKPALFSVLCEIKEKTGLSIHGIQEECPPNAQLMRLDNMLLAEGVSRPERRGRGGPVAAANTATPGGCSNDNSLEHSDYRAKLSQIRQIYHSELEKYEQACREFTTHVTNLLREQSRMRPVSPKEIERMVSVIHGKFSAIQMQLKQSTCEAVMTLRSRFLDARRKRRNFSKRATEVLNEYFYSHLNNPYPSEEAKEGLARKGGITVSQVSNWFGNKRIRYKKNMGKFQEEATIYTTKMAVGGLGSQASCPSTPSSGSSGPFPLTSAGDALVTLQTLASLRPAPAGGSLRSQAESRTSSRGAFVMSECAHFHRSSTFFGSRSPARDSSGF
- the PBX4 gene encoding pre-B-cell leukemia transcription factor 4 isoform X5, with the protein product MDSPPSPQRPAPPLPALRRPPPGPPPGPDTGEVLQQIMAITDQSLEEAQARKHALNCHRMKPALFSVLCEIKEKTGLSIHGIQEECPPNAQLMRLDNMLLAEGVSRPERRGRGGPVAAANTATPGGCSNDNSLEHSDYRAKLSQIRQIYHSELEKYEQACREFTTHVTNLLREQSRMRPVSPKEIERMVSVIHGKFSAIQMQLKQSTCEAVMTLRSRFLDARRKRRNFSKRATEVLNEYFYSHLNNPYPSEEAKEGLARKGGITVSQVSNWFGNKRIRYKKNMGKFQEEATIYTTKMAVGGLGSQASCPSTPSSGSSGPFPLTSAGDALVTLQTLASLRPAPAGGSLRSQVSQGQPAGSRPPVLTASPSGDPGSINSDASN
- the PBX4 gene encoding pre-B-cell leukemia transcription factor 4 isoform X2 encodes the protein MDSPPSPQRPAPPLPALRRPPPGPPPGPDTGEVLQQIMAITDQSLEEAQARKHALNCHRMKPALFSVLCEIKEKTGLSIHGIQEECPPNAQLMRLDNMLLAEGVSRPERRGRGGPVAAANTATPGGCSNDNSLEHSDYRAKLSQIRQIYHSELEKYEQACREFTTHVTNLLREQSRMRPVSPKEIERMVSVIHGKFSAIQMQLKQSTCEAVMTLRSRFLDARRKRRNFSKRATEVLNEYFYSHLNNPYPSEEAKEGLARKGGITVSQVSNWFGNKRIRYKKNMGKFQEEATIYTTKMAVGGLGSQASCPSTPSSGSSGPFPLTSAGDALVTLQTLASLRPAPAGGSLRSQARGSRLGAAPRC
- the PBX4 gene encoding pre-B-cell leukemia transcription factor 4 isoform X1 → MDSPPSPQRPAPPLPALRRPPPGPPPGPDTGEVLQQIMAITDQSLEEAQARKHALNCHRMKPALFSVLCEIKEKTGLSIHGIQEECPPNAQLMRLDNMLLAEGVSRPERRGRGGPVAAANTATPGGCSNDNSLEHSDYRAKLSQIRQIYHSELEKYEQACREFTTHVTNLLREQSRMRPVSPKEIERMVSVIHGKFSAIQMQLKQSTCEAVMTLRSRFLDARRKRRNFSKRATEVLNEYFYSHLNNPYPSEEAKEGLARKGGITVSQVSNWFGNKRIRYKKNMGKFQEEATIYTTKMAVGGLGSQASCPSTPSSGSSGPFPLTSAGDALVTLQTLASLRPAPAGGSLRSQAESRTSSRGAFVMSECAHFHRSSTFFGSRSPARDSSGF
- the PBX4 gene encoding pre-B-cell leukemia transcription factor 4 isoform X4 produces the protein MDSPPSPQRPAPPLPALRRPPPGPPPGPDTGEVLQQIMAITDQSLEEAQARKHALNCHRMKPALFSVLCEIKEKTGLSIHGIQEECPPNAQLMRLDNMLLAEGVSRPERRGRGGPVAAANTATPGGCSNDNSLEHSDYRAKLSQIRQIYHSELEKYEQACREFTTHVTNLLREQSRMRPVSPKEIERMVSNWFGNKRIRYKKNMGKFQEEATIYTTKMAVGGLGSQASCPSTPSSGSSGPFPLTSAGDALVTLQTLASLRPAPAGGSLRSQAESRTSSRGAFVMSECAHFHRSSTFFGSRSPARDSSGF